One genomic window of Nicotiana sylvestris chromosome 10, ASM39365v2, whole genome shotgun sequence includes the following:
- the LOC138879846 gene encoding uncharacterized protein has translation MSGRQSAEAFLDIVIGILTVQSRDMYSLIDPGSTLSYVTPYVAMEFGIEPEQLNEPFSVSSPVGESIMAARVYRDCVVTVRGKETIVDLIELGIVDFDVIMGMYWLYSCFSKLDC, from the coding sequence ATGAGTGGTCGCCAGAGTGCAGAGGCTTTTCTTGATATTGTCATAGGTATATTGACTGTCCAATCTCGTGATATGTATTCCCttattgatcccggttccactttgtCCTATGTCACCCCTtatgttgctatggaatttgggatagaaccggAACAACTCAATGAGCCGTTCTCTGTATCTTCTCCGGTTGGTGAGTCTATTATGGCCGCACGAGTTTATAGAGATTGTGTTGTCACAGTACGTGGTAAGGAGACCATAGTTGATCTCATTGAATTGGGGAttgttgattttgatgtaataatggggatgtattggctttattcatgcttttcCAAGCTTGATTGTTGA